A genome region from Pseudomonas sp. S06B 330 includes the following:
- a CDS encoding SIMPL domain-containing protein (The SIMPL domain is named for its presence in mouse protein SIMPL (signalling molecule that associates with mouse pelle-like kinase). Bacterial member BP26, from Brucella, was shown to assemble into a channel-like structure, while YggE from E. coli has been associated with resistance to oxidative stress.), whose product MLNSRRSTAFVMATSLLASLPALAEEPRYNQISLRAEVSKEVPRDLMIVTLYSEAQNTDPGKLANEITETMNKAVQQAREVKEVKISQGSRNSYPIYDNKGQKITGWRERAELRLESADFPALSKLTGELLQQLKMGGMDFSIAPATRKSSEDALLKDAVNAFKTRAQLATEALGGKGYKVVNLNLNSSGYPHPYARSAPMMMKASMDAEGAAPSPDIEAGTSQVSLSADGTIEVQMP is encoded by the coding sequence ATGCTTAATTCCCGCCGCAGCACCGCCTTCGTGATGGCCACCAGCCTGCTCGCCAGCCTCCCGGCGCTGGCAGAAGAGCCGCGCTACAACCAGATCTCGCTGCGCGCTGAAGTCAGCAAGGAAGTGCCACGCGACCTGATGATCGTGACCCTTTACAGCGAAGCGCAGAACACCGATCCGGGCAAGCTTGCCAACGAAATCACTGAGACCATGAATAAAGCGGTGCAGCAGGCCCGCGAGGTCAAAGAAGTGAAAATCAGCCAGGGGAGTCGCAACAGCTACCCGATCTACGACAACAAGGGCCAGAAGATCACCGGCTGGCGCGAACGCGCCGAATTGCGCCTGGAAAGCGCCGACTTCCCGGCCCTGTCCAAGCTCACCGGCGAGCTGCTGCAACAGCTGAAGATGGGCGGTATGGACTTCTCCATCGCCCCCGCCACGCGCAAGTCCAGTGAAGACGCGTTGCTCAAGGATGCCGTCAATGCGTTCAAGACCCGCGCCCAACTGGCTACCGAAGCGCTAGGTGGCAAAGGCTACAAAGTGGTCAACCTGAACCTCAACAGCAGTGGCTACCCACATCCTTACGCACGCAGCGCCCCGATGATGATGAAAGCCAGCATGGATGCCGAAGGCGCCGCGCCGAGCCCGGATATCGAAGCGGGCACCAGCCAGGTCAGCCTGAGCGCCGACGGCACCATCGAAGTGCAAATGCCTTAA
- a CDS encoding ABC transporter permease subunit, with protein sequence MFSFIARRLGLLIPTFFGITLLTFALIRLIPGDPVEVMMGERRVDPEMHAQAMERLGLNKPLPEQYLDYVSKLAQGDLGESLRTRESVWTEFLALFPATLELALAALFFAGIIGLLAGVIAALKRGSLFDHGVMGISLAGYSMPIFWWGLILIMFFSVSLGWTPVSGRIDLLYDIEPTTGFMLIDTLLSDEEGAFKDALMHLILPAIVLGTIPLAVIARMTRSSMLEVLREDYIRTARAKGLSPARVVFVHGLRNALIPVLTVFGLQVGTLLAGAVLTETIFSWPGIGKWLIEAIGARDYPVVQNGILLIACLVILVNFVVDILYGLANPRIRHQR encoded by the coding sequence ATGTTTAGTTTTATTGCCCGGCGCCTGGGACTCTTGATCCCGACCTTCTTCGGCATCACCTTGCTGACGTTCGCGCTCATACGGCTGATACCCGGTGACCCGGTGGAAGTCATGATGGGCGAACGCCGGGTTGACCCGGAAATGCACGCCCAGGCCATGGAGCGCCTGGGTCTGAACAAGCCACTGCCAGAGCAGTACCTGGACTATGTCAGCAAGCTGGCCCAGGGCGATCTTGGCGAGTCGCTGCGTACCCGTGAAAGCGTCTGGACCGAGTTCCTCGCACTGTTCCCGGCAACCCTTGAGCTGGCCCTGGCGGCATTGTTCTTTGCCGGCATCATTGGCCTGCTCGCCGGGGTGATCGCGGCCCTCAAGCGCGGCTCGTTGTTTGATCACGGGGTCATGGGCATTTCCCTGGCGGGTTACTCGATGCCGATCTTCTGGTGGGGCCTGATCCTGATCATGTTCTTCTCCGTGAGCCTGGGCTGGACCCCGGTCTCCGGACGTATCGACCTGCTCTACGACATCGAGCCGACAACCGGCTTCATGCTCATCGACACCCTGCTCAGCGATGAAGAAGGCGCCTTCAAGGATGCGCTGATGCACCTGATTCTGCCGGCCATTGTTCTGGGCACCATTCCGTTGGCGGTGATCGCCAGGATGACCCGCTCCTCCATGCTCGAAGTGCTGCGCGAAGACTACATTCGCACCGCCCGCGCCAAAGGCCTGTCGCCAGCACGCGTGGTGTTCGTTCACGGCTTGCGCAATGCCTTGATTCCAGTGCTTACCGTGTTCGGTTTGCAGGTCGGCACGTTGCTGGCGGGCGCGGTACTGACCGAAACCATCTTTTCCTGGCCGGGCATCGGCAAATGGCTGATTGAAGCCATCGGTGCCCGTGACTACCCCGTGGTCCAGAACGGCATCCTGTTGATTGCCTGCCTGGTGATCCTGGTCAACTTCGTCGTGGATATCCTCTACGGCCTGGCCAACCCACGCATCCGTCATCAGCGCTGA
- a CDS encoding ABC transporter substrate-binding protein, with the protein MRHTPVFAALLGLGLLTQSPLSQAKNLVFCSEGSPSGFDTAQYTSSTDNDAAEPIYNRLVEFERGATAVQPALAKSWEVSPDGLTYTFQLREGVKFHSNKDFTPSREFNADDVLFTFNRMLNREHPFRKHYPTEFPYFVSMSLDKNIAQVEKTGPMTVVFTLNSVDAAFVQNLAMSFAAILSAEYANHLMTSGRPSDINQKPIGTGPFVFQRYQKDSQIRYRGNKDYWDQDKVKLDQLIFSINTDPSVRIQKLRKDECQVTVNPRPADLQALKSDQQLQVIENPGFNLGYIAYNVQHKPFDQLQVRQAMDMAVNKAAIVQAVYQHAGQMAVNSMPPTQWSYDHSIKDAGYNPDKARQLLKAAGVKEGTEITLWAMPVQRPYNPNAKLMAEMLQADWGKVGLKVKIVSYEWGEYLKRTKDGEHDISLIGWTGDNGDPDNWLGTLYSCDAIGSNNYSMWCDPQYDELVKKAKTITDREQRTVLYQQAQQRLKQQVPITPIAHSTVNQPLSAKVEDFKVSPFGRNVFSGVGIE; encoded by the coding sequence ATGCGCCATACCCCCGTTTTTGCAGCGTTGCTGGGCCTCGGCCTACTGACGCAGAGCCCTTTGAGCCAGGCCAAGAACCTGGTGTTCTGCTCCGAAGGCAGCCCTAGCGGTTTTGACACCGCGCAGTACACCAGCTCCACCGACAACGACGCCGCCGAGCCGATCTATAACCGTCTGGTCGAGTTCGAGCGTGGCGCCACTGCCGTCCAACCCGCGCTGGCCAAAAGCTGGGAGGTGTCGCCCGACGGGCTGACCTATACCTTCCAACTGCGTGAAGGCGTGAAGTTTCATAGCAACAAGGACTTTACCCCCAGCCGTGAGTTCAACGCTGACGACGTGCTGTTCACCTTCAACCGCATGCTTAATCGCGAGCACCCATTTCGCAAACACTACCCGACCGAGTTCCCCTACTTCGTCAGCATGAGCCTGGACAAGAACATTGCCCAGGTTGAAAAAACTGGGCCGATGACAGTGGTGTTCACCCTCAACAGTGTCGATGCCGCGTTTGTGCAGAACCTGGCCATGAGCTTCGCCGCGATCCTCTCCGCCGAGTACGCCAACCACCTGATGACGTCCGGACGCCCCAGCGACATCAATCAGAAGCCGATTGGCACCGGGCCTTTCGTGTTCCAGCGCTATCAAAAGGACTCGCAGATCCGATATCGCGGCAACAAGGACTACTGGGACCAGGACAAGGTCAAACTCGACCAGTTGATCTTCTCGATCAACACCGACCCGTCAGTGCGCATCCAGAAGTTGCGTAAGGATGAGTGCCAGGTCACCGTCAACCCACGGCCGGCCGACCTTCAAGCACTGAAGAGCGATCAGCAACTGCAGGTGATCGAAAACCCTGGTTTCAACCTCGGCTATATCGCCTACAACGTCCAGCACAAGCCCTTTGACCAGCTTCAGGTTCGCCAGGCCATGGACATGGCAGTGAACAAGGCAGCCATCGTCCAGGCGGTGTACCAGCATGCCGGCCAAATGGCGGTCAACAGCATGCCACCAACCCAATGGTCCTACGATCACAGCATCAAGGACGCCGGCTACAACCCGGACAAGGCCCGTCAGTTGCTCAAGGCTGCAGGCGTCAAAGAAGGCACTGAAATCACCCTCTGGGCCATGCCCGTGCAGCGCCCCTACAACCCCAATGCCAAGCTGATGGCCGAGATGCTTCAGGCCGATTGGGGCAAGGTCGGCCTCAAGGTCAAGATCGTCAGCTACGAGTGGGGTGAATACCTCAAGCGCACCAAGGATGGCGAACACGACATCTCGCTGATCGGTTGGACCGGCGACAACGGTGACCCGGACAACTGGCTGGGTACGCTTTACAGCTGCGACGCCATCGGCAGCAATAACTACTCCATGTGGTGCGACCCGCAGTACGACGAGCTGGTCAAGAAAGCCAAGACCATCACTGATCGCGAGCAACGCACCGTCCTTTACCAGCAGGCCCAGCAGCGCCTCAAGCAGCAGGTGCCCATCACCCCGATCGCCCACTCGACGGTCAATCAACCGCTCAGTGCCAAGGTCGAGGACTTCAAGGTAAGCCCCTTCGGGCGCAACGTCTTTTCTGGCGTAGGCATCGAATAA
- a CDS encoding ABC transporter substrate-binding protein, whose amino-acid sequence MKLLPLQAALAAVLLSTAAGLSAKPLVVCTEASPEGFDIVQYTTAVTADASAETVFNRLVDFKPGTTQIQPALAERWEVSADGLTYTFHLRQGVRFHTTDYFTPTREMNADDVLWSFHRQLDPNHPWHNKTSIGFPYFESMGFKDLLKSVEKTDDRTVVFTLTRPEAPFLPDLAMAFTSIYSAEYGDQLLKANKTADLNSKPIGTGPFIFQRYNKDAQVRYKPNPDYFRGKPPADALIFAIANDNNVRLQKLRANECQVALYPKPDDIPSIKADPKLKVAEMEALTTGYISLNTEHKYLSDVRVRKAINMAFDRQTHVDQLFGKGNALVGVNPYPPTLMGYNTANQNPPRDLDKARALLKEAGVPEGTVLTLFTRNGGGPTNPNPRLSAEMLQADLAKIGLKVDIRIMEWAEMLRRAKKGEPDMVSTGWAGDNGDPDNFLTPLLSCDAVKSGENYARWCNQTFQALIDKARAATDTNERAALYVKALAVYDEDQPWISMAHPKMFTAMRNNVEGYHINPLTNNNFATTQVK is encoded by the coding sequence ATGAAATTGCTACCGCTACAGGCTGCCTTGGCAGCCGTCCTGTTGAGTACCGCGGCGGGCCTCTCGGCCAAGCCGCTGGTGGTGTGTACCGAGGCCAGCCCGGAAGGCTTCGATATCGTCCAGTACACCACTGCAGTGACCGCCGACGCTTCGGCCGAAACCGTGTTCAACCGACTGGTCGACTTCAAACCCGGCACCACCCAGATCCAGCCGGCCCTGGCCGAACGCTGGGAAGTCAGCGCCGATGGCCTGACCTATACCTTCCATCTGCGCCAAGGGGTTAGGTTTCATACCACCGACTACTTCACTCCAACCCGCGAGATGAATGCCGACGACGTGCTGTGGAGCTTCCACCGCCAGCTGGACCCGAATCACCCGTGGCATAACAAGACCAGCATTGGCTTTCCGTACTTCGAGAGTATGGGGTTCAAGGACCTGCTAAAGAGCGTCGAGAAGACCGACGATCGTACCGTGGTCTTCACCCTCACCCGCCCGGAAGCCCCCTTCTTGCCAGACCTGGCCATGGCCTTCACTTCAATCTACTCGGCCGAGTATGGCGACCAGTTGCTCAAGGCTAACAAGACCGCCGACCTCAACAGCAAGCCGATTGGCACCGGGCCGTTCATCTTTCAGCGCTATAACAAGGATGCCCAGGTCCGCTACAAGCCCAACCCCGACTACTTCCGTGGCAAGCCACCGGCCGATGCGCTGATTTTCGCCATCGCCAACGACAACAACGTGCGTCTGCAGAAGCTCAGGGCTAACGAATGCCAGGTGGCGCTCTATCCCAAGCCCGACGACATCCCCAGCATCAAGGCTGATCCCAAGCTGAAAGTGGCTGAGATGGAAGCCTTGACCACCGGTTACATTTCCCTGAACACCGAGCACAAGTATTTGAGCGACGTGCGCGTGCGCAAAGCCATCAACATGGCCTTCGACCGCCAGACTCACGTCGACCAATTGTTTGGCAAAGGTAACGCGCTGGTCGGAGTAAACCCTTACCCGCCCACCCTGATGGGCTACAACACCGCCAACCAGAACCCGCCTCGCGACTTGGACAAAGCCCGCGCCCTGCTCAAGGAAGCCGGTGTGCCGGAAGGTACGGTACTGACCTTGTTCACCCGTAATGGCGGCGGCCCGACCAACCCCAATCCGCGCCTGAGTGCCGAAATGCTCCAGGCGGACCTGGCCAAGATCGGCCTTAAAGTCGACATCCGCATCATGGAGTGGGCCGAAATGCTGCGCCGGGCAAAAAAGGGCGAACCCGATATGGTGTCCACTGGCTGGGCCGGCGACAACGGCGACCCGGACAACTTCCTCACCCCGCTGCTCAGCTGTGATGCGGTCAAAAGCGGGGAGAACTATGCACGCTGGTGCAATCAGACATTCCAGGCGTTGATCGACAAGGCTCGGGCCGCAACCGATACGAATGAGCGCGCAGCGCTCTATGTAAAGGCGCTGGCGGTGTACGATGAAGACCAACCGTGGATCAGCATGGCGCATCCGAAGATGTTCACCGCCATGCGCAACAACGTGGAGGGGTACCACATCAACCCCCTCACCAATAACAACTTCGCCACTACCCAGGTGAAGTAG
- a CDS encoding ABC transporter ATP-binding protein, with amino-acid sequence MSLLEIKNLNVRFGDASAVPVVDGLDLTVNEGEVLAIVGESGSGKSVTMMALMGLIDAPGRITADALTFDGTNMLKLSGRQRRKVVGKDMAMVFQDPMTALNPSYTVGFQIEEVLRQHLGLRGKAARQRALELLKKVEIPAAESRLDAYPHQLSGGMSQRVAIAMAIAGEPKLLIADEPTTALDVTIQAQIMELLLNLQKEQNMALILITHDLAVVAETAKRVCVMYAGQAVEVGQVPELFDVPAHPYSEALLAAIPEHSEGAERLATLPGIVPGRYDRPEGCLLSPRCPYVQDNCRRHRPSLDPQAHSQVRCFYPLNQEVA; translated from the coding sequence ATGTCACTTCTAGAAATCAAGAATCTGAATGTGCGCTTCGGCGATGCCAGCGCGGTGCCGGTGGTCGATGGTCTCGACCTGACAGTCAACGAAGGCGAGGTTTTGGCCATTGTCGGTGAATCCGGCTCGGGCAAGTCGGTGACCATGATGGCGCTGATGGGCCTGATTGACGCCCCAGGGCGCATCACCGCCGACGCCCTCACCTTCGACGGCACCAATATGCTCAAGCTCAGTGGTCGGCAACGGCGCAAGGTGGTTGGCAAGGATATGGCGATGGTCTTTCAGGACCCGATGACCGCCCTCAACCCTAGCTACACCGTCGGCTTCCAGATCGAAGAAGTCCTGCGCCAGCATTTGGGCCTGCGTGGTAAGGCTGCGCGTCAGCGTGCTCTGGAACTGCTCAAGAAAGTTGAAATACCCGCCGCCGAAAGTCGCCTGGACGCCTACCCGCACCAACTGTCCGGCGGCATGAGCCAGCGCGTGGCAATCGCCATGGCCATCGCAGGTGAACCCAAACTGCTGATCGCCGACGAACCGACCACCGCCCTGGACGTGACCATTCAGGCGCAGATCATGGAACTGCTGCTCAACCTGCAGAAAGAGCAGAACATGGCCCTGATCCTGATCACCCACGACCTGGCCGTGGTCGCCGAAACCGCCAAGCGGGTCTGTGTGATGTATGCCGGGCAAGCGGTGGAAGTCGGTCAGGTGCCGGAGCTGTTCGATGTTCCTGCACACCCCTACAGTGAAGCCCTGCTGGCTGCGATTCCCGAACACAGTGAAGGGGCCGAGCGCCTGGCGACCCTCCCCGGTATCGTTCCCGGTCGCTATGACCGTCCTGAAGGCTGCCTACTGTCGCCTCGCTGCCCTTACGTCCAGGACAATTGCCGCCGCCACCGTCCATCCCTCGATCCCCAGGCTCACAGCCAGGTCCGTTGTTTCTACCCGTTGAACCAGGAGGTGGCGTAA
- a CDS encoding ABC transporter permease subunit — MTTPLAKAVTTAATAVDQSLLYPSPYKEFWHAFSRNKGAVAGLMFMSLIVFCALFAPWVAPHNPSEQYRDFLLTPPVWLEGGNWQFILGTDELGRDLLSRLIQGSRLSLLIGLSSVVISLIPGIFLGLLAGFFPRILGPSIMRLMDVMLALPSLLLAVAIVAILGPGLINTVIAIAIVSLPSYVRLTRAAVMGELNRDYVTAARLAGASLPRLMFVTVLPNCMAPLIVQATLSFSSAILDAAALGFLGLGVQPPTPEWGTMLASARDYIERAWWVVSLPGLTILLSVLAINLMGDGLRDALDPKLKNAA, encoded by the coding sequence ATGACCACTCCACTTGCAAAAGCCGTTACCACTGCGGCCACCGCTGTCGACCAGAGCCTGCTCTACCCGTCTCCCTACAAGGAGTTCTGGCACGCGTTTTCCCGTAACAAAGGCGCGGTCGCCGGGCTGATGTTCATGAGCCTGATCGTGTTTTGCGCGCTGTTCGCTCCCTGGGTCGCGCCGCACAACCCCAGCGAGCAGTACCGCGACTTCCTGCTCACCCCGCCGGTGTGGCTCGAAGGCGGCAACTGGCAGTTCATTCTCGGCACCGATGAGTTGGGCCGCGATCTGCTTTCGCGTCTGATTCAAGGTTCGCGTCTGTCACTGTTGATCGGTTTGTCGTCGGTGGTGATCTCGCTGATTCCGGGGATATTCCTTGGCCTGTTGGCCGGGTTTTTCCCGCGTATCCTCGGCCCCTCGATCATGCGTCTGATGGACGTCATGCTGGCCCTGCCATCGTTGCTGCTGGCCGTGGCCATCGTCGCGATCCTCGGCCCTGGCTTGATCAACACCGTGATCGCCATTGCCATCGTCTCGTTGCCATCTTATGTGCGCCTGACCCGCGCCGCCGTCATGGGTGAGCTGAACCGCGACTACGTCACCGCCGCACGCCTGGCCGGCGCCAGCCTGCCGCGACTGATGTTCGTCACCGTGCTGCCTAACTGTATGGCGCCGCTGATCGTACAGGCCACCTTGAGCTTCTCCTCGGCAATTCTCGATGCCGCTGCCCTGGGCTTCCTGGGCCTTGGTGTACAACCACCAACCCCTGAGTGGGGCACCATGCTGGCCTCGGCCCGCGACTACATCGAACGTGCCTGGTGGGTGGTGAGCCTGCCTGGCCTGACCATTTTGCTCAGCGTGCTGGCAATCAACCTGATGGGTGACGGACTGCGCGATGCGCTGGACCCGAAACTCAAGAATGCCGCCTGA
- a CDS encoding OprD family porin, protein MKGSFTLRRTTTAVLALSITGLSVMSQAEPISQDVVPITVKGTSAQSEATGFVEGQSLSGSTRNWYARERATRAPLWKYYKSDGTRHDTHSRDNWVQGTILNYSSGFTEGAIGFATEVAAYNAIALEQGRAAVAGPNNRTLTHSDGDVIGQWSKMGLANIKARVSNTTLTAGRQSMDTPVIAYIGNRALPSSFQGVSIRSEEFDNLSFDVGTFDRVSPRTEQSLSKFRSEYGAKGAETDRISMAGLNYQPLQSLKTSLYVSKVEDFWNQYYFGANHVLGDSSVLSLTTGLNYYKTKDEGRSELGEIDNDTYSLSLGLTHQAHNLSFSYQQVNGNEYFDYLHETNAIFLANSLLSDFNGPNEKSMQIAYVLNMAQYGVPGLKFNLYNARGWDIDGTHYRGTGYDVKNLAGENHYEWGIGTTYAVQSGALKDTTIRATYTAHRASKNQGDGSLDELRIVTTIPFNIL, encoded by the coding sequence ATGAAAGGGAGCTTTACCTTGAGACGAACCACAACCGCCGTACTGGCCCTGTCCATCACAGGGTTGTCCGTCATGTCCCAGGCCGAACCCATCAGCCAGGACGTTGTTCCGATCACCGTCAAGGGCACCAGTGCTCAGAGCGAAGCCACAGGCTTTGTCGAGGGCCAGAGCCTTTCCGGCTCGACCCGCAACTGGTACGCCCGCGAGCGTGCCACCCGCGCGCCGCTCTGGAAGTACTACAAAAGCGATGGCACTCGTCATGACACTCACAGCCGCGATAACTGGGTGCAAGGCACCATCCTCAATTACAGTTCGGGCTTTACCGAAGGCGCCATCGGCTTCGCCACTGAAGTTGCGGCCTACAACGCTATTGCCCTGGAACAGGGACGCGCGGCAGTCGCCGGGCCAAACAACCGCACCCTGACCCACAGTGATGGCGACGTCATTGGCCAGTGGAGCAAGATGGGGCTGGCCAACATCAAGGCACGCGTTTCCAATACAACCTTGACCGCTGGCCGCCAATCAATGGACACCCCGGTCATCGCCTACATCGGCAACCGTGCGTTGCCGTCGAGCTTCCAGGGCGTAAGCATTCGCAGCGAAGAATTCGACAACCTGTCGTTCGACGTCGGCACCTTCGACCGGGTGTCACCGCGTACCGAACAAAGCCTGAGCAAGTTTCGCTCCGAGTACGGCGCCAAGGGTGCGGAAACCGACCGCATCAGCATGGCCGGCCTCAACTACCAGCCCCTGCAAAGCCTGAAGACCAGCCTGTACGTGTCCAAGGTCGAGGACTTCTGGAACCAGTACTACTTCGGCGCTAACCATGTACTGGGCGACAGCTCGGTGCTGAGCCTGACCACCGGTCTGAACTACTACAAAACCAAAGATGAAGGCCGCAGCGAACTCGGTGAAATCGACAACGACACCTACAGTCTGTCGCTGGGCCTGACCCACCAGGCGCACAACCTGTCCTTCTCCTACCAACAGGTGAACGGTAACGAGTACTTCGATTACCTGCATGAAACCAACGCAATCTTCCTGGCCAACTCCCTACTCTCGGATTTCAACGGCCCGAACGAGAAGTCCATGCAGATCGCTTATGTACTGAACATGGCCCAATACGGTGTACCCGGCCTGAAGTTCAACCTGTACAACGCCCGCGGCTGGGACATTGATGGTACCCACTACCGGGGCACTGGCTATGACGTCAAAAACCTCGCCGGCGAGAACCACTATGAGTGGGGCATCGGCACCACGTATGCCGTTCAGAGCGGAGCCCTGAAGGACACCACCATTCGCGCCACCTACACCGCGCACCGTGCCAGTAAGAACCAAGGCGACGGCAGCCTGGACGAGCTGCGTATCGTGACCACCATTCCATTCAACATTCTCTAG
- a CDS encoding ABC transporter substrate-binding protein produces MLKHAVIPFLVGAGLLAGAPSALAATNLVFCSEGSPAGFDPGQYTTGTDFDASAETVFNRLSQFERGGTAVIPGLATRWDISDDGLTYTFHLREGVKFHTTDFFKPTREFNADDVLFTFNRMLDKDMPFRKAYPTEFPYFTDMGMDKNIAKVEKVDDHTVKFTLNGVDAAFIQNLAMSFASIQSAEYADQLLKQGKPADINQKPIGTGPFVFSKYQKDAQIRFKGNKEYWQPDDVKIDNLIFAITTDASVRMQKLKKNECQVTLFPRPADIKPLMEDPNLKMPDQAGFNLGYIAYNVMDKIKGSDEPNPMAQLKVRQALDMAVNKQQIIDSVYQGAGQLAVNAMPPTQWSYDTTIKDAKYDPEKAKQLLKEAGIKEGTEITLWAMPVQRPYNPNAKLMAEMLQSDWGKIGIRAKIVSYEWGEYIKRSKGGENGAMLIGWSGDNGDPDNWLGTLFGCDAIAGNNFSKWCDKPYDDLIKQAKATSDQAKRTELYKQAQHRLKEQVPMTPIAHSTVYQPMRKTVQDFKISPFGLNSFYGVSVTK; encoded by the coding sequence ATGCTCAAACACGCGGTCATTCCGTTTCTAGTCGGCGCAGGCTTGCTTGCCGGCGCACCCTCTGCCCTCGCGGCGACTAACCTGGTGTTCTGCTCAGAAGGCAGCCCGGCCGGTTTCGACCCAGGCCAGTACACCACCGGAACCGACTTCGATGCCTCAGCCGAGACAGTCTTCAATCGCCTCAGCCAGTTTGAGCGTGGCGGCACTGCGGTCATCCCCGGCCTGGCGACCCGCTGGGACATTTCCGATGACGGCCTGACCTATACCTTCCACTTGCGTGAAGGGGTCAAGTTTCATACCACCGACTTCTTCAAGCCAACCCGCGAATTCAACGCCGACGACGTACTGTTCACCTTCAATCGCATGCTCGACAAGGATATGCCGTTCCGTAAGGCCTACCCCACTGAGTTCCCGTACTTCACCGACATGGGCATGGACAAGAACATCGCCAAGGTGGAGAAGGTTGACGATCACACCGTCAAATTCACCCTCAATGGTGTGGATGCTGCATTTATCCAGAACCTGGCCATGAGCTTCGCTTCGATCCAGTCGGCTGAATACGCCGACCAGTTGCTCAAGCAGGGCAAGCCCGCCGATATCAACCAGAAACCGATCGGCACCGGGCCGTTCGTGTTCAGCAAGTACCAGAAAGACGCGCAGATCCGCTTCAAGGGCAACAAGGAATACTGGCAACCCGATGACGTCAAGATCGATAACCTGATCTTCGCCATCACCACCGACGCTTCGGTGCGCATGCAAAAACTCAAGAAGAATGAGTGTCAGGTCACCCTCTTCCCGCGCCCGGCCGATATCAAGCCGCTCATGGAGGACCCGAACCTGAAGATGCCCGACCAGGCTGGTTTTAACCTCGGCTACATCGCCTACAACGTGATGGACAAGATCAAGGGCAGTGACGAGCCCAACCCCATGGCTCAGCTCAAGGTCCGTCAAGCCCTGGACATGGCGGTGAACAAGCAGCAGATCATCGACTCGGTGTATCAGGGCGCAGGGCAGTTGGCGGTCAATGCCATGCCACCGACCCAGTGGTCGTACGACACCACCATCAAAGACGCCAAGTACGATCCGGAAAAAGCCAAGCAACTGCTCAAGGAAGCCGGCATCAAAGAAGGTACCGAGATCACTTTGTGGGCCATGCCGGTACAGCGCCCCTACAACCCCAATGCCAAGTTGATGGCCGAGATGCTCCAGTCCGATTGGGGCAAGATCGGGATCAGGGCCAAGATCGTCAGCTACGAGTGGGGGGAATACATCAAGCGCTCCAAAGGTGGCGAGAACGGCGCCATGCTGATCGGCTGGAGCGGTGACAACGGTGACCCAGACAACTGGCTCGGCACCTTGTTTGGTTGCGATGCCATCGCCGGCAACAACTTCTCCAAATGGTGTGACAAGCCTTACGACGATCTGATCAAACAGGCCAAAGCCACCTCCGATCAGGCCAAGCGAACCGAACTGTACAAGCAAGCCCAGCACCGCCTGAAAGAGCAGGTGCCAATGACCCCGATCGCCCACTCCACGGTGTATCAACCCATGCGCAAAACCGTACAGGACTTCAAGATCAGCCCGTTCGGCTTGAACTCCTTCTATGGGGTAAGTGTGACCAAATAG